Proteins encoded in a region of the Triticum dicoccoides isolate Atlit2015 ecotype Zavitan chromosome 3A, WEW_v2.0, whole genome shotgun sequence genome:
- the LOC119268313 gene encoding aspartyl protease family protein 2-like, whose protein sequence is MPMAPPPLLPLSALLLLLAAASHASAKPVQTQALLATPLSPDRVSAPSELARDDDSNVFAAAEDAAASTVRFRVVHRDDFSKNATAAELLAYRLERDEKRAARLSAAAGAANGTRRGGGGVVAPVVSGLAQGSGEYFTKIGVGTPATPALMVLDTGSDVVWLQCAPCRRCYEQSGQVFDPRRSRSYGAVGCAAPLCRRLDSGGCDLRRSACLYQVTYGDGSVTAGDFATETLTFAGGARVARVALGCGHDNEGLFVAAAGLLGLGRGSLSFPTQISRRYGRSFSYCLVDRTSSANSASRSSTVTFGSGALGSTVASSFTPMVKNPRMETFYYVQLIGISVGGARVPGVANSDLRLDPSSGRGGVIVDSGTSVTRLARPAYSALRDAFRGAAAGLRLSPGGFSLFDTCYDLSGRKVVKVPTVSMHFAGGAEAALPPENYLIPVDSKGTFCFAFAGTDGGVSIIGNIQQQGFRVVFDGDGQRVAFVPKGC, encoded by the coding sequence ATGCCCATGGCGCCTCCGCCTTTGCTCCCCCTCTCCGCGCTCCTCCTCCTGCTCGCCGCCGCCTCCCATGCCTCTGCCAAGCCCGTCCAGACTCAGGCCCTCCTCGCCACCCCTCTCTCGCCCGACCGTGTCTCCGCCCCGTCGGAACTAGCCCGCGACGACGACAGCAACGTCTTTGCCGCTGCCGAGGACGCCGCCGCCTCGACAGTTCGTTTCCGCGTGGTCCACCGGGATGACTTCTCAAAGAACGCCACCGCGGCCGAGCTGCTCGCGTACCGGCTGGAGCGGGACGAGAAGAGGGCGGCACGCCTCTCTGCGGCCGCCGGCGCGGCCAACGGCACGCGTCGCGGCGGCGGAGGGGTCGTGGCCCCGGTGGTGTCCGGGCTGGCCCAGGGGAGCGGGGAGTACTTCACCAAGATCGGGGTGGGGACGCCCGCCACGCCGGCGCTCATGGTGCTCGACACCGGCAGCGACGTCGTGTGGCTGCAGTGCGCGCCGTGCAGGCGCTGCTACGAGCAGTCTGGCCAGGTGTTCGACCCGCGCCGCTCGCGCTCCTACGGCGCGGTCGGCTGCGCCGCTCCGCTTTGCCGCAGGCTCGACTCCGGCGGCTGTGACCTGCGCCGCAGTGCGTGCCTCTACCAGGTCACTTACGGCGATGGCTCCGTCACCGCCGGGGATTTCGCCACCGAGACCCTCACCTTCGCCGGCGGTGCCCGCGTGGCGCGCGTCGCTCTGGGGTGCGGCCACGACAACGAGGGTTTGTTCGTCGCGGCGGCGGGCCTCCTCGGGCTCGGCCGAGGTAGCCTATCCTTCCCCACCCAGATCTCCCGCCGTTATGGGCGGAGCTTCTCGTACTGCCTTGTGGACCGTACCTCGTCGGCCAACTCCGCCTCCCGCTCTTCGACCGTGACCTTCGGCTCCGGCGCCCTAGGCTCCACGGTCGCCTCGTCCTTCACCCCGATGGTCAAGAACCCTCGGATGGAGACGTTCTACTACGTGCAGCTCATCGGTATCAGCGTGGGCGGCGCGCGCGTCCCTGGCGTGGCGAACTCCGACCTCCGTCTCGACCCGTCGTCCGGGCGTGGCGGCGTCATCGTGGACTCCGGCACGTCCGTGACCCGGCTCGCCCGCCCGGCCTACTCGGCTCTGCGCGACGCATTCCGGGGGGCAGCCGCGGGGCTCCGGCTCTCGCCCGGCGGGTTCTCCCTGTTCGACACGTGCTACGACCTGAGCGGGCGCAAGGTGGTGAAGGTGCCGACCGTGTCGATGCACTTCGCCGGTGGCGCGGAGGCGGCTCTGCCCCCGGAGAACTACCTGATCCCGGTGGACTCGAAAGGGACGTTCTGCTTCGCGTTCGCGGGCACGGACGGCGGCGTGTCCATCATCGGCAACATACAGCAGCAGGGTTTCCGGGTGGTGTTCGACGGCGACGGCCAGCGCGTCGCCTTCGTGCCCAAGGGCTGTTAA